Sequence from the Saccharopolyspora pogona genome:
ATCCTCGATGCGCATCGCCCGGATTCTCCCGGACGGCGTGTTGTCCTTCGATGATGTCGAAGACGACTTCCGGGAGATGCCTTACAACGTTAAGGATTTCGGGGGTAAGGCTAAGCGGGCACGAGAGTTCGCCCAGAGCAACCCGTGGGAGGAGCTTTCAGCAGACGAGTTCGAGATCGATATTCCTAGCGGTGTCTCTCCGGAGGACCTGTGGGAGTACCTGATGCAGCTGCGGCGGTCGAGGGTTCAGACCGCCGTAAGGGAGCAGATAGCTAAGGAGAAAGTCGAGAGAGACGCCTCCAAAGTCCCCTTGCCCGACTTCGAGCAAGGGGATTTCTTCCTCAGTCAGCAGATCACCGAAGAGGAGTGGTTGATTAAGGGTCTGTTGCATCACCAGGGCAAGGCGCTTCTGTCTGCCCAGATGAAGGCAGGCAAGTCCACGATGATGCTGGAGATCATTCGAGCCTTGACCTCGGGTGATCCGTTCCTCGGTAAGTTCGACGTGCCCAAGCCCCTCACCGTGGCGTTCTATGACATGGAGCTGGGCCGCCCGATGGCGCATCGATGGCTTAAGGATGTCAAGGGTGCCGACCTAGACCGACTGCACTACGTCTCGATGCTGGGCCGCGGTAACGCGGTGGACATGCGCTCCAAGCAGCTCCGGGAGGCAACCGCGAGGAAGCTCCGGGGTCTGGGTGTCGATGTCCTGATCATCGACCCGGTTAGCCCGGTGCTCTCGGCCCTGGGGCTGAGCGAGAACGACACGGAGTCTGTCCGGCCGTTCTTGGACAGCTTCGACACCTTGGCGGTAGAGGCCGGCTTGTCCGGCGTGATCATCACTGCTCACACCGGGCACGAGAACAAGTCGCGTGCTCGTGGCTCCACGGCGTTCGGCGACTGGCCGACCGCGCTCTGGAACATGCAGAAGGACGGCGAGCACCAGGACGCTCCTCGGTCGTTCGCGGCTTACGGCCGCGACGTCAACGTTCCCCGTGGTGCGCTCGCGTTCCACTCGCAGACGCGTGGTTACACGTTCGAAGGGGGGAACGAGTTTGGGAAGTTCGCGGACTACGAATCGCCGTTGTAAAGACTGCGAGGCAGAAGGCATCGGGACCCGGAGAAACGCCAAGTATCCGGGTCCTCGTTGTGCCACCCATCACCGAGCAACAAAGAAGAAGCGTAAGGACTACTCGCATAAGACCCACGTAGAGGAGACCTATGGAATCACCTACGAGCAGTACTGGGGGATTTATGAAGTGCAGCAGGGTAAGTGTTACATCTGTCGGCGAGCTAACGGCACGAAAAGGAAACTTTCAGTCGACCATGATCATGCCTGCTGCGCAGGCCCTAAGTCCTGCGGTAGATGTGTTCGGGGACTGTTGTGCCGATCATGTAATCGCAACGTTCTTGGACACCTTAGAGACGATCCGCAAGCCTTCCGGCGAGCGATCGACTACCTGACCAATCCACCAGCACGCGCAATACTTGACTAGTTAGGGGAGAGATATGGCTAAGACGACGGTTGAATACAGCTCGAACAACTCGGGCGGCTCCTGGTGGCTGACCGATGACGATTGGAAGAACCTGCAAAAGGCAGGTTGGTTGATCAACTGGTACAAGGGCTCGGGCATTCGGTTCGTTGATCCCGACGGCGAGCGCTTCCTTGGCGCCTTGGCATCGTCAGCTATCCGCGAGGGACTGCCCTTGACCGAGGCGGTTAAGGAATGGAAGCAGATCACAGGGCAGAACGCTTCGGACGTCGGGTGCGAATGCTGCGGTTACCCGCACTGGTTCACCGAGTACTTCGATGGAAACTACGTCGCCTCGTACGACCACTACGACTACTGAGCACTTGACTAGTTAGGGGCGAGAAATGGGATACGGAAACCCGGACCTGTACTACAACCCGGAGAACTTCGGGCTTAGGACCATCGGCGAAGTTGAGTGGTCGGAGCCTTGTTACAGCTTCGACTTGACAGTGGTCTGGTACCACGCTGAAAGCGGCAAGTACTACTGGGCTAGCGACTCTGGTTGCTCGTGCCCGAGTCCGTTTGAGTACTACAACTCGCTGGACAAGGCTGAGTCGGGGAGCGTGTGGCAGGCGATTGCCGAGCTGACGCGTCGGCATGGCGAGCGTCCCGAGGACGAGTACTACGCCGATAACTGGGATTACGCGAACTCGAAGGTTGTTGACCTCTGCGGAAAGCTTATCCAGCTACATCGCAGCTTGTCTAGTTAGGTTCAAATGAACGGTTGGGAAGACGACGAACTGTACGACGACGCTGTTGGCCCTAAGAATCCACGGAGGCAGTGATGAAGTTTGACGACTTCTTCTCGATCCTGTTTTTCGTGACGATGGCGATTGTATTCCTGTGGTGGATCAACTGGATTATCGGTCTGGTTGTTACCGGTCTGCTGGTACTGGGATCTATCGGATACGTGATCTGGCGCTACAGGGACGAGTGGTAGTTCGCTAAGGAATATCTTAAGGAGAGGGTTAGCTAATGCTGGTTAACAAAGTAACGGTGATTACTCCGGACTCGTTCAACGAGTTTCAGTCGGAGCTCAATGTCCCTATTGAGATAGATAAGGGTCACCTCTTTGTCACGGTGGTCAAGGGAGAAGAAATCCCCGAGTACAAGATCTATGCACCTGGCCAGTGGAGCACGGTGCACGTGGAGCTCACTGAGATTGGGGAGAATTCCTTTGGGGTCTAGGACGGTCTACCAGGATGACGACGGCGACCTGTGGTACGAGAATCCGAATGGCAATTTCCAGCTGTGGTACACGGCCGACGTTCGATGGTCGACCCTCTACGACAACATACCCATTTGCCAGATCAGGAGTGATCACGGGCCACTGGTTCTGATGACGGAGAACGATCTCGGCATGCTTGAAGAGGCGGCAGTTGACTCAACTCCGCGTTCGGGTCTGCTCCGGGAGGCTGAGCGGCTGATCACGGGAGACCGGAACGTCACCCACGGCGAGCCAACCGCGAACTTCCGAGACATCGCGGAATTGTGGACCACGCTACTTAGCCACAAGCTAGCTCCTGGACAGCGAATCACCTCGGGCGATACCGCGATGCTGATGGTTGCTCTCAAGCTCGCTCGAATGCGAGCTAAGCCGACTCGGGATCACTGGGTTGACATCGCGGGCTATGCCGCGTGCGGATTCGAGACAGACGTTGCCGAAGGACGAATTAAGGAGAGTGCGGAATGACTCGTTGGGAAATGCTTGAGGCTCTGTCCCGCCAGGGCGAAGGATCGTTTGATCCTGATTTTGATGGGTGGGTTAGCTGGCACGTCATGCTGGCTAACGGGGATTTCGTTCTTAGCGTGTCGTTCATCGATGACAACACTGGCGACACCTTCGATTACGAGTGGGTTCTTAACCCGAAGGAGGGCGAGTGAGTAAGTCCTACGTCGTCATTAGCGACACGCAATGCCCCTACGAGGACAAGAAGGCGATGGCTGCGGTCATTCGTTTCATCGGCGAGTACCAGCCGGACGAAGTGGTTCACATCGGTGACGTAGTGGACTTCCCGCAGCCATCCCGCTGGAACAAGGACACTAAGGGCGAGTTCGAAGGGTCCGTGTTCAAAGACGTCGAGTACACCGTGAAGAACCTTATTGCTCCACTCCGAGCTATCTACGGTGGAGACATCGGGTTCTTGGAGGGCAACCACGACCTCCGGCCGCGTGAGTACCTGGCGAAGTATGCTCCGGCCCTGGCGGAGTCGCACGCATTCGATATGGATGTGCTGCTGAATTACGAAGAGTACGAGATCCGGAAGCTCCCGGACTTCTACAACTTCGCTCCAGGCTGGCTGATGACGCATGGACACCTTGGTAAGATCCCGCTGACTCAGAACGCGGGCGCTACGGCGCTTGGAGCGGCTAAGAAGTTCAGTTCGAGCGTAATCATGGGCCACACTCACCGGCTAGGTATCGGCCACTTCAGCACCGGTTATGGAGGTGCCGTGAGTCAGACACTTACGGGAATGGAAGTCGGGAACCTGATGGACATGAAGCAGGCCGGGTACCTCAAGGGCGGTGCGGCTAACTGGCAGCAAGGATTCGGCCTGGTGCACGTGGACGGTAAGCACGTCCAGGCGACCCCGATTCGAATCAGTGGCCGGCGGTTCGTTGTCGATGGCGTTACTTACAACGTCTAACAATTGACTAGTTAGGGAGGTGGAAGTTGGACAACGAGATTCACGAGACGCTTAAGAAGGCGGTTAAGACCGCTGCAATCGTCACTGCTGACGAGTGGAGCGGGGTCATTGAATCCGTCGACGTAGAGCAGGAACTCTGGCTTAAGTTGCTGGAGTCTCCTAACTCCGCAAGCAAGCTCGCCGAGATGAACGAGGCAGCTCGAAAGAAGTCCCTGCTAAGGATGGGTAAGCAGATCGCAGCAGTGGAGAGTTCGAGCTACGAGCTGTTCAGCGACCAGGTGCATTACTCGACGGATGAAGTTCGAGAAATGCTGGAGGCAGGTGCCCTGGTCGGGGAAGGGTTCAATTCCGACGACGAGCGCATAGACTTCGAGATTGCAATCGAAGTGGTTCGAGACGGCAACCCGCAGTACATCGAGTACCTGTGGGGGTATTACGAGCTGGACGAGTTCAGCCTCCATTCATCTACGAACAAGGAACGTCTTGGTCGAGCGGTTCGGAAGCTAACCGACCACATGAACAACACGACCAAGATTAGGAACGAGCGCTACGACGGGCCTGGTTCCCGTGAGGCAATGTCCAACGCAAGGGCTATCGGCCTTTCCGGAACAACCTGGGATGGACCGAAGCGAGCTAAGGAGGCACACAGCAATGGGTAATGAAGACTACGGAATCAGCTCTCTTGCCGCTGATGCAATCGCTATCCACGATATCTACAAGTCATTTGTGATCGCCGGTTTTAACGAGGACCAGGCATTCAAGATGGTGCAGACGATTGTTAGCTCGCAGATCATGGGAGGTTCCGCCCAGTGACGGAGTTTGGGCCTACCGGCCAGCTTGTGTACGAGCGAACCTACTCCCGGACTAAGCCGGACGGGACTAAGGAAACCTGGCCTGAGACGGTTGCCCGAGTCGTTGACGGCAACCTGGCGCTGGTGCCTGAGCGCCACAAGCTCCCGGACGAGCGTGAGCGACTGGTGGAGCTGATGGAGCGGTTCGCCGTCCTGCCAGCCGGCCGTCACCTGTGGGCTAGCGGTGTTCGGGGTCGGCAGTACTTGTTCAACTGCCACGTCTCGGGGTGGGGTGAAAACCCTTGGGACCACTTCGAGTTCACCTTCCTCCGGCTCATGGAGGGCGGTGGAGTCGGAGCTAACTACAGCAACCGCTACCTGGAGCAGTATCCGGCGGTTCATCCGGGCGGATTTCAGGTGCACATCGTGTGCGACCCGAACCACCAGGACTACGAGAAGCTGTTGGATGCTGGCGTGCTCTCCGCGGACTACGACGCGATCTGGGAGGGTTCGCACGACGTAGAAGACAGCCGTGAGGGCTGGGCGGCAGCCCTCACAGATCTACTTGGGACCTACTACCGAGACGCCAAGAACGGCAACCGGGTCTTCGACGTCAGCAGGGTTCGATCCGAGGGGAGTCGGCTTAAGACCTTCGGCGGCTGGGCGAGCGGGCCGCTGCCTCTGGCAGTGATGCTGCACGAGGTTGCCGAGGTCATGAACCGGCACTCTGGTTACAAGCTCTCGGGCATCGGCGCGATGGAGATCGACCACGCGATTGCTAAGTGTGTCGTGTCTGGCGGTAATCGCCGGTCGGCTCGGATGGCAATCATGCACTGGGATGATCCGCAGATATTCGAGTTCCTGAGCTGCAAGTCCGACACGGATAAGCACTGGACGACGAACATCAGCGTGGAGGTCGATGACGAGTTCTGGACGGCCCTTAATCGAGTGAATGAGGTGGTTAAGAACGACCCGAACAACGCGGTTAATGT
This genomic interval carries:
- a CDS encoding DUF6378 domain-containing protein — encoded protein: MTENDLGMLEEAAVDSTPRSGLLREAERLITGDRNVTHGEPTANFRDIAELWTTLLSHKLAPGQRITSGDTAMLMVALKLARMRAKPTRDHWVDIAGYAACGFETDVAEGRIKESAE
- a CDS encoding DUF7574 domain-containing protein; protein product: MGYGNPDLYYNPENFGLRTIGEVEWSEPCYSFDLTVVWYHAESGKYYWASDSGCSCPSPFEYYNSLDKAESGSVWQAIAELTRRHGERPEDEYYADNWDYANSKVVDLCGKLIQLHRSLSS
- a CDS encoding AAA family ATPase, yielding MTSRVEAVQDYLARGWIPFLYASEFNPGENWQNSTVENLHLDAVRNSETPIALLLGKESRVVVVDIDVQNGGSADALFKKYGEEIKQTRVVKTPSDGWHLYFKYPDVEDLKGIIDAGKWIDGIGSGIDFLGDRRHVQAPPTVRVGHPKKKNGAYKVLRDVDPGDMPAKLLEDWLSVIDSRPAGTAIEKASPLQYKRLLDLHKNNVSMAKDALPGSLDNVFYARLASSMRIARILPDGVLSFDDVEDDFREMPYNVKDFGGKAKRAREFAQSNPWEELSADEFEIDIPSGVSPEDLWEYLMQLRRSRVQTAVREQIAKEKVERDASKVPLPDFEQGDFFLSQQITEEEWLIKGLLHHQGKALLSAQMKAGKSTMMLEIIRALTSGDPFLGKFDVPKPLTVAFYDMELGRPMAHRWLKDVKGADLDRLHYVSMLGRGNAVDMRSKQLREATARKLRGLGVDVLIIDPVSPVLSALGLSENDTESVRPFLDSFDTLAVEAGLSGVIITAHTGHENKSRARGSTAFGDWPTALWNMQKDGEHQDAPRSFAAYGRDVNVPRGALAFHSQTRGYTFEGGNEFGKFADYESPL
- a CDS encoding metallophosphoesterase; the protein is MSKSYVVISDTQCPYEDKKAMAAVIRFIGEYQPDEVVHIGDVVDFPQPSRWNKDTKGEFEGSVFKDVEYTVKNLIAPLRAIYGGDIGFLEGNHDLRPREYLAKYAPALAESHAFDMDVLLNYEEYEIRKLPDFYNFAPGWLMTHGHLGKIPLTQNAGATALGAAKKFSSSVIMGHTHRLGIGHFSTGYGGAVSQTLTGMEVGNLMDMKQAGYLKGGAANWQQGFGLVHVDGKHVQATPIRISGRRFVVDGVTYNV
- a CDS encoding endonuclease VII domain-containing protein, whose amino-acid sequence is MVTRSKGGTSLGSSRTTNRRCKDCEAEGIGTRRNAKYPGPRCATHHRATKKKRKDYSHKTHVEETYGITYEQYWGIYEVQQGKCYICRRANGTKRKLSVDHDHACCAGPKSCGRCVRGLLCRSCNRNVLGHLRDDPQAFRRAIDYLTNPPARAILD